A region of Ignavibacteriota bacterium DNA encodes the following proteins:
- a CDS encoding T9SS type A sorting domain-containing protein, translated as MKYVVFFVLFLVSISLNSQTVWEQTNGPYSGQLSYITKDKQGNLFAISSNSFLFRSKDNGNNWEKIASKISAIAFDSDNNYYLGNTSGGISLFDTNMNFIKILREPNFLDMDVENIEIDANGNIYAKLFYGGLHLSTDKGLTWKTIYTRNFSQISFDSNNVIIMSFYSNGITRSTNNGKDWSGIIINDAEFRRGIFYTAYNKIFNNFIAVGIGNIVYISNDLGLTWLPVEDSIPINYVTAVMIDENGDAYITGDSLVCRSSDGGNTWIILDGFPKVLSQSLTNKDDYIFAATWSNGVICYDIAKNSGEKKNIGIINSNVNQIAISQKGNVFASTTSGIFRTTNSGIEWEQLELPISSDIESTAILYSKSGNLYASSEIGVLLSKDEGQTWNIIENLETDSETNTCFAESDDGRIYASGRYLYYSDDNGVSWHTIDLNVYQIVSIATYQNKYVLVGTYHEGVYFSDDNCNSFRKLPVDVPENYGTFVNFNANGDLFISMNAWQGGDAVFRSVDFGKTFTTLDSPNDGVRFMEIDNNNILYYSTGNNQIYFSKDNGNKWLPLNDTSIGRIIITDITFGDNNNAYIGTKYDGVFKSDFLTKVNHEEIINPFDNRIFPNPASDFITIQTSEVLETSEVYKVQIFDVHGIEVMSEKIHPMTASHRMNVEKLPAGVYFIRIGNYSQKFMVVR; from the coding sequence ATGAAGTATGTAGTATTTTTCGTTTTGTTTCTTGTTTCAATAAGTCTTAATTCTCAAACTGTTTGGGAACAGACAAATGGTCCATACTCCGGGCAACTGTCTTATATTACCAAAGATAAGCAGGGAAATTTATTTGCAATTTCTTCAAATTCCTTTTTGTTCCGTTCAAAAGATAATGGAAATAATTGGGAGAAAATTGCTTCAAAAATTTCTGCTATTGCTTTCGATTCGGATAATAATTATTATTTGGGAAATACTTCCGGAGGCATATCATTATTTGATACCAATATGAATTTTATTAAAATATTAAGAGAACCAAATTTTCTTGATATGGATGTTGAAAATATTGAAATTGATGCAAATGGGAATATTTATGCTAAATTATTTTATGGCGGATTGCACCTTTCTACCGACAAAGGACTAACGTGGAAAACGATTTATACCCGAAATTTTTCGCAAATTAGTTTTGATTCTAATAATGTTATAATTATGTCTTTTTACAGCAATGGTATAACCCGTTCAACAAATAACGGGAAAGACTGGTCTGGAATTATAATCAATGATGCTGAATTCAGGAGGGGCATATTTTATACTGCATATAATAAAATATTCAACAACTTTATTGCAGTTGGAATTGGAAATATTGTATATATATCAAACGACCTTGGCTTAACTTGGCTGCCTGTGGAAGACTCAATCCCAATTAATTATGTGACGGCTGTTATGATTGACGAAAATGGCGATGCATATATTACTGGTGATAGTTTAGTTTGTCGCTCGTCCGATGGTGGTAATACATGGATTATACTCGATGGATTTCCAAAAGTACTGTCTCAATCGCTTACAAATAAAGATGATTATATTTTTGCAGCTACCTGGAGTAATGGCGTAATATGTTATGATATTGCTAAAAATTCAGGAGAAAAAAAGAACATTGGGATTATTAATTCAAATGTGAATCAAATTGCTATTAGTCAAAAAGGTAATGTCTTTGCATCCACAACAAGCGGAATATTCCGAACGACAAATTCCGGAATCGAATGGGAGCAATTAGAATTACCAATAAGTTCGGATATTGAGAGTACAGCAATTTTATACTCAAAATCCGGTAATCTGTATGCTTCCAGTGAAATTGGTGTGCTTCTATCAAAAGATGAAGGTCAAACATGGAATATTATTGAAAATCTTGAAACTGACTCTGAAACAAATACTTGTTTTGCAGAATCTGACGACGGTAGAATTTATGCCAGTGGCAGATATTTGTATTATTCAGATGACAATGGAGTTTCTTGGCATACAATTGATTTGAATGTTTATCAAATTGTTTCAATTGCAACTTATCAGAACAAATATGTACTTGTTGGTACTTATCATGAAGGTGTTTATTTTTCTGATGACAATTGTAATTCATTTCGGAAACTACCTGTTGATGTACCTGAAAATTATGGTACTTTTGTCAATTTTAATGCTAATGGCGATTTGTTTATAAGTATGAATGCCTGGCAGGGTGGTGATGCGGTTTTCAGGTCTGTTGATTTCGGTAAAACTTTCACAACTCTTGATTCACCAAATGATGGTGTGAGATTCATGGAGATTGATAATAACAATATTCTATATTATTCAACTGGAAATAATCAGATTTATTTTTCTAAGGATAATGGTAACAAATGGCTCCCATTAAATGATACATCAATTGGTCGTATTATCATTACTGATATTACATTTGGAGATAATAATAATGCTTATATAGGAACAAAATATGATGGTGTTTTCAAATCCGATTTTCTGACAAAAGTAAATCATGAAGAAATTATAAATCCTTTTGATAATAGGATATTTCCTAACCCTGCAAGCGATTTCATCACAATTCAAACTTCGGAAGTTTTGGAAACTTCCGAAGTTTATAAAGTTCAAATTTTTGATGTACATGGAATTGAGGTAATGTCCGAAAAAATTCATCCGATGACTGCCAGTCATCGGATGAATGTAGAGAAACTACCCGCAGGAGTGTATTTCATTCGAATAGGAAATTATTCACAAAAATTTATGGTAGTGAGATGA
- a CDS encoding T9SS type A sorting domain-containing protein, with amino-acid sequence MGSKYADNPTNLTVDNAGNVILAGEYISDTLHIENEKYTKNGELGHFIAKYSKNGDLIYTKNFTSAVENDSTNSVYIPAIKTDSDNNMNVIMSFSNSVIIEDSISFENKNAVNKWLMVRYDENGKLLWAKTFDFTKLVNHSGLGISDFDLDELGNFYFVGNISNGKILLDNGFEIDAGYNGASFITKHDRDGKCIWAETIAGSVGGLEFSYLKAHKNRCYVYGKIQEGKKFNSRKEEILGLDKRGIFIIQTEAISNISRAYGIPVPKWIAPRSFCIDNNDKLIISGDFTDSISFGGDFTFDVSLNLEIFIAKFDMTTTDVTEYQNKNELVLFPNPTSDFITIQTSEVLETSEVSKIQIFDVLGIKVMSESIHPMTSNHRMNVKKLPAGVYFIRIGTRVEKFVKM; translated from the coding sequence ATGGGAAGTAAATATGCTGACAACCCTACAAATTTAACAGTTGATAATGCAGGTAATGTAATATTAGCAGGAGAGTATATAAGTGACACTCTGCATATCGAAAATGAAAAATATACTAAAAATGGAGAATTAGGTCATTTTATAGCTAAATACAGTAAAAATGGCGACCTCATTTACACTAAAAACTTCACTTCAGCAGTTGAAAATGACAGTACAAATTCAGTATATATTCCTGCTATTAAGACTGACTCTGATAATAATATGAATGTTATCATGTCTTTTTCAAACTCGGTTATTATTGAAGATTCAATTAGTTTTGAAAATAAAAATGCTGTTAATAAATGGCTGATGGTAAGATATGATGAAAATGGAAAATTGCTGTGGGCAAAAACATTTGATTTTACAAAATTGGTAAATCATTCAGGCTTAGGAATTTCCGATTTTGATTTAGATGAATTAGGAAATTTTTATTTTGTTGGAAACATTTCAAATGGCAAAATACTTTTAGATAATGGTTTTGAAATAGATGCCGGATACAACGGAGCGTCATTCATAACAAAACACGATAGGGACGGTAAATGTATCTGGGCTGAGACAATTGCTGGTTCAGTAGGTGGTTTAGAATTTTCATACTTGAAAGCTCATAAAAATAGATGCTATGTTTATGGAAAAATACAGGAAGGGAAAAAATTCAATAGTAGAAAAGAAGAGATTTTAGGTTTAGATAAAAGGGGCATATTTATAATTCAAACCGAAGCAATAAGCAATATATCAAGAGCTTATGGAATTCCTGTACCAAAGTGGATTGCACCAAGAAGTTTTTGCATTGATAACAATGATAAGTTAATAATATCCGGCGATTTTACAGATTCTATTTCTTTTGGTGGTGATTTCACCTTTGATGTATCTTTAAATTTGGAAATTTTCATCGCTAAATTTGATATGACCACAACAGATGTTACTGAATATCAAAATAAGAATGAATTAGTTTTATTTCCCAATCCCACAAGCGATTTCATCACTATCCAAACTTCGGAAGTTTTGGAAACTTCCGAAGTTTCAAAAATTCAGATATTCGATGTGTTGGGAATAAAGGTAATGTCCGAATCAATACATCCTATGACTTCCAATCACCGGATGAATGTCAAGAAACTACCCGCAGGAGTGTATTTCATTAGAATTGGTACTCGTGTAGAGAAATTTGTGAAGATGTGA
- the apaG gene encoding Co2+/Mg2+ efflux protein ApaG yields MNTSSDVTTNGIRVRVFPQYIPASQTPGDGRYYFAYTVIISNVGSDWAKLLSRHWIIINSEGDPEEVIGEGVVGYFPELNPGESFTYTSFCPLNTEWGTMEGEYQFVGKSGEMFVAKIGRFYLVNSTDIEVGE; encoded by the coding sequence TTGAATACAAGTTCGGATGTAACAACTAATGGAATCAGAGTAAGGGTATTTCCCCAGTACATACCTGCGAGTCAAACTCCCGGAGATGGCAGGTATTATTTTGCTTATACTGTAATTATTTCAAATGTAGGCTCTGACTGGGCTAAACTTCTTTCGCGACACTGGATAATTATTAATTCAGAAGGTGATCCTGAAGAAGTAATCGGTGAAGGAGTTGTTGGCTATTTTCCGGAGCTGAATCCTGGTGAATCATTCACATACACGAGTTTTTGCCCCCTTAACACCGAATGGGGCACCATGGAAGGCGAATATCAATTTGTTGGCAAAAGCGGAGAAATGTTTGTTGCCAAAATTGGTAGATTTTATCTTGTTAACTCTACTGATATAGAGGTCGGCGAATGA
- a CDS encoding threonylcarbamoyl-AMP synthase has translation MSALVLNIHQETPEANKIEKVVSAIRDGAVILYPTDTQFTLGCALSNKEAISRLRSIRQLPDNQSLTFLCDSLSNVSEFAKVSDEAYKLIKRLIPGPYTFILPASKLVPKFAQNPKRLTAGIRVPQNNLSQALLKSHGFPIISISAKLPDKNFEHPDEIIEAFSKFVDIAVSSDKYSFEGESSIIDLTSDEFQILREGAGMSKLREFINE, from the coding sequence ATGTCAGCATTAGTTTTAAATATACATCAGGAAACCCCTGAAGCTAATAAAATCGAGAAAGTAGTATCAGCAATTCGCGATGGAGCCGTAATTCTCTACCCTACAGATACACAATTTACTTTGGGTTGCGCCTTATCAAATAAGGAGGCAATCTCCAGACTTCGTAGCATTAGACAGCTTCCTGATAATCAGTCTCTTACTTTTCTTTGCGACTCATTATCAAATGTTTCGGAATTTGCTAAAGTCAGTGATGAGGCATATAAACTAATCAAACGATTGATACCCGGACCTTATACATTTATTCTTCCGGCATCAAAACTTGTCCCAAAATTTGCCCAGAATCCTAAGCGCTTAACTGCCGGTATAAGAGTTCCACAAAATAATTTGTCTCAGGCATTATTGAAATCGCATGGCTTTCCGATAATTTCAATTTCAGCAAAATTACCTGACAAGAATTTCGAGCATCCTGATGAAATTATTGAAGCTTTCTCAAAGTTTGTTGATATTGCTGTAAGCTCCGATAAATATTCTTTCGAAGGCGAGTCAAGTATTATTGATTTAACTAGCGATGAATTCCAGATACTTAGAGAAGGTGCAGGAATGAGCAAATTACGTGAATTTATAAATGAATAA
- a CDS encoding Cys-tRNA(Pro) deacylase — MSKEKFPVTPAIRFLRDNKAAYDEYLYEYKEHGGTAQSAEELGVDEHNVVKTLIFKSDRDIICVLQHGDLEVSVKELARQIGSKLIEQCDEKTAFNHTGYKFGGTSPFGLRKKTNIYAESTILNLDKIYINGGKQGFLIGINPDLLIKLLNVYPVDVAIIK, encoded by the coding sequence ATGTCAAAAGAAAAATTTCCGGTTACACCCGCAATCAGATTTTTGAGGGATAATAAGGCAGCTTATGATGAATATCTTTATGAATATAAAGAGCATGGCGGCACAGCACAATCAGCTGAGGAATTAGGTGTTGATGAACACAATGTAGTGAAGACCTTAATTTTCAAATCCGACAGAGATATTATCTGCGTACTGCAACATGGAGATTTGGAGGTTTCTGTCAAAGAGCTTGCACGTCAGATAGGTTCTAAATTGATAGAGCAGTGCGACGAAAAAACGGCTTTTAATCACACGGGTTATAAATTTGGTGGGACAAGTCCATTCGGGCTTAGAAAGAAAACTAATATTTATGCCGAAAGTACAATTTTGAACTTAGATAAGATTTATATAAATGGTGGTAAGCAAGGTTTTTTAATAGGTATAAATCCTGATTTACTGATTAAATTATTGAATGTTTACCCTGTTGATGTGGCAATTATAAAATAG
- a CDS encoding WG repeat-containing protein produces the protein MKKFLQILLVSIIFANIGNAISKPLAAYKVDNLWYIIDEEGKAIFNPINLKFVAGYSEGFYKVYLEIDSIKIWGFMNDKGEVAVPMCDDVRLFRNGMAMISDLIDKDSELRLFGFINKEGKMIVPKEFLDAVDYSEGLAWVMNRDYRGYVDTTGKMVIPWDTTGFGSAFNEGLAAMTNKDDRFGFINKKGEVVIPYQYDEVTNFVNGLARVNILGKWGFINQKGELEIEADYDFALDFVEGFCFVGVPERNATNYKPNWGIINRGGGKVVDFRYEDIRDFHQGLGAVLEDGKWKIIDYFGNKVVEKEFDNIESFRDGLAWAVDGDKSGFIDPTGEFNIVIPEEAEVLLDLRLNKLVKNKK, from the coding sequence ATGAAGAAATTTTTGCAAATATTATTAGTATCAATCATCTTTGCCAATATTGGCAATGCAATTTCGAAGCCTTTAGCAGCGTATAAAGTAGATAATCTATGGTATATAATTGATGAGGAAGGTAAAGCAATATTCAATCCGATAAATTTAAAATTTGTAGCAGGCTACTCAGAAGGATTCTATAAAGTTTACCTCGAAATTGATAGTATCAAAATCTGGGGCTTTATGAACGACAAAGGTGAAGTTGCAGTTCCTATGTGTGATGACGTCAGGTTATTCCGAAATGGAATGGCGATGATTAGCGATTTGATTGACAAAGATTCAGAGCTCCGTTTATTCGGATTTATAAACAAAGAAGGGAAAATGATTGTCCCAAAAGAATTTTTAGATGCTGTTGATTATTCCGAAGGTCTGGCATGGGTAATGAATCGTGACTACCGCGGTTATGTGGATACAACCGGAAAAATGGTAATACCTTGGGATACAACCGGATTTGGCTCTGCTTTCAATGAGGGATTAGCCGCAATGACAAATAAAGATGACAGATTTGGATTTATTAATAAAAAGGGTGAAGTTGTTATTCCATACCAATATGATGAAGTAACAAATTTTGTCAACGGACTTGCAAGGGTTAATATTCTTGGTAAATGGGGATTTATTAATCAAAAAGGTGAACTCGAAATAGAAGCTGATTATGATTTTGCACTTGATTTCGTCGAAGGTTTCTGTTTTGTCGGAGTTCCGGAGAGAAATGCCACAAACTATAAGCCGAATTGGGGTATAATCAATCGTGGCGGTGGCAAAGTTGTAGATTTCCGTTATGAGGATATAAGAGATTTCCATCAAGGTCTTGGAGCAGTTCTCGAAGATGGCAAATGGAAAATTATTGACTATTTTGGAAATAAAGTAGTAGAAAAGGAATTTGATAATATTGAGTCATTCAGAGATGGTCTGGCTTGGGCTGTAGATGGTGATAAATCAGGCTTCATTGACCCTACGGGTGAATTTAATATAGTCATACCAGAAGAAGCTGAAGTGCTTCTGGATTTAAGACTCAATAAATTAGTTAAAAACAAAAAGTAA
- the hemW gene encoding radical SAM family heme chaperone HemW, with amino-acid sequence MKKYGIYIHFPYCVHKCSYCDFYSIENLNSRNKFTKLLTKEIEMKFAEFSDEILVDSIFIGGGTPSLMKPHHIEPVFKIIRDNVTLTSDCEITMECNPGTIDVKFLTVYKELGVNRISFGVQSFIEAELKFLERIHSKDDIAKSVKLAREVGFSNISIDLMFALPNQTPDNWYYNLNKAIELETNHISAYSLIYEPGTPLYEDYKSGKIVPQNDESDSELYFMTNEVLSKAGFMQYEVSNYAKSGSKCRHNLRYWSGDEYFGFGPSAHSYIGERRAWNYRSNDKYFQSLENGNFPIEGFEDLSRNQMIFEKIYLGLRAEGINFDEFANFYKIDLFKCHRNYIEKLISEGFAELNSGILKLTNKGYFTGDNITVKFASAIE; translated from the coding sequence ATGAAAAAATACGGCATATATATACATTTTCCATATTGCGTGCATAAGTGTTCCTATTGCGATTTTTATTCTATTGAAAATCTCAACTCAAGAAATAAATTCACAAAACTGCTCACCAAAGAAATTGAAATGAAGTTCGCTGAATTTAGTGATGAAATTCTAGTGGATTCAATTTTCATAGGTGGAGGCACACCTTCACTGATGAAACCACATCATATCGAACCGGTGTTTAAAATAATCAGAGATAATGTGACACTTACTTCAGATTGCGAAATAACTATGGAATGCAATCCGGGTACTATAGATGTTAAATTCCTCACTGTTTATAAAGAGCTGGGTGTAAACAGGATAAGTTTTGGTGTTCAATCCTTTATTGAAGCAGAATTGAAATTTCTGGAACGCATTCATTCTAAAGATGATATTGCAAAGTCTGTTAAATTGGCAAGAGAAGTTGGATTCTCGAATATCAGTATTGATTTAATGTTCGCACTTCCTAATCAAACTCCTGATAATTGGTATTACAATCTAAATAAAGCAATTGAACTTGAAACAAATCATATATCCGCATACAGTCTGATTTATGAACCCGGAACTCCTCTATATGAAGATTATAAATCAGGAAAAATAGTTCCTCAAAACGATGAAAGTGATTCTGAGCTTTATTTCATGACAAATGAGGTGCTATCAAAAGCAGGTTTTATGCAATATGAAGTATCCAATTATGCAAAATCGGGCAGTAAATGCAGGCATAATTTAAGATATTGGAGTGGTGATGAATATTTCGGATTCGGTCCTTCAGCACATAGTTATATCGGTGAAAGAAGAGCCTGGAATTACAGAAGTAACGACAAATATTTCCAATCTCTTGAAAATGGGAATTTCCCGATTGAAGGGTTTGAAGATTTAAGTAGGAACCAGATGATTTTTGAAAAAATTTATTTAGGTCTTCGAGCCGAAGGAATAAATTTTGATGAATTTGCAAATTTCTATAAAATTGATTTATTTAAATGTCATAGAAATTATATCGAGAAATTAATTTCAGAAGGATTTGCAGAATTAAATAGCGGAATTTTGAAGCTCACAAATAAAGGGTATTTTACCGGAGATAATATCACGGTAAAGTTTGCATCTGCAATTGAGTAA